DNA sequence from the Vicia villosa cultivar HV-30 ecotype Madison, WI linkage group LG3, Vvil1.0, whole genome shotgun sequence genome:
acacatccacatagtcagtatgagaagcctttcacacatagaaaccattcctgattacctgttgaccagaaagtcaactggttgactttggtcggAGAAACCCTgttttaaagaaccagatgatttgcaagctcaTGCCCTCTAATCAGTGCCCTGATTTGAAACAAaaagacaccccaatccaggaggacttcaaatGAACtgagagccacatgattatacttcAGTTTCCACATTCTTTGGTCAAAACTCCTTTGCAATGGAGTTttctcttgctagcctttgaatagaacctatgatatgaatgcatgggtatggattatgatctaagtgatgtatgtacatgagtgcaaagcctaagccagttagaggtaaaggggtaggacaaatttggggtatgacacgtctCTCTCGCTGTGTTTCACAGATCAAACATAAAAATGCAAACAGGCTGTGTATCAACGAATCTACCCTCACCCCATCGAAACCCTATGTCTCCTTCTTCTTCTCTGATACTTAGTGCacgttgttgttcttgttgttgtgtgTGCTCTGCTGTTGACGTgcgttgtgttgttgttgtggtttagAGCTTGAGTGTATATGGTGAGATTGAAGGTCGATGGTGAGTTTTTGTGAGGTGTGTGCGAAAAACGGTGGTTTGTGTTGTTGTATTTATGAGGGTGAATTGAGTGTGAAGACTGATTCGGTTTTGGCAGTGAGTAAGGCTCGGTTGGAGGTTGGAGTCTCGGTTTTGTATTTGGTTGAAAGATTGAATGAGGATGAGGTTCTGTATGTGATGGTTTGAATGAGTGTCTCAGTTTTGGTTATGAGGGTGTTTGAGGGAAATTTCTGCAGAGTTTCAGCATGAGTTTTCTGTTAAAGTTTGGAGGAAGGTTTTAAATTTATCCTGTGTTTTTTTCCGGTCCCTTTTTTGTTACTGAGTCTGTCTTTTTATATGGGAATTTCAATGGTTTTGGGGGGAAATTGTGATAGAATTTGAACTTATCTGGTAACCTGATTTTGTGCTTTTCTTATGCAGGGTTTGTTATGGCTAATTTGGTGTAATGCTGGGCATCCTATGTGCAGGTTTCAGACTGTTCTTTTTTGTGCAGTTTTGTAGCAGGATGGTGGAGTGAAGTagctttttgaaggttttggCATGTTATGGGACAGCAAGTAATGCAGAGACAACAAGGTTTTTGGATGCAATGTGTTTTGGACCATTTCTCATAAAGAgacccttttttttatttatgctGATGTAAATTCCATGGGCTTTAACAAGAATAAATTTATGTATTATTATGAACATGGATGCAATCttggataaaaaaatatattctttttcttttttttttaatttcctaATATTTGAATTAAGTATACTACATTAATTCTAAAAAAAGGATGCAACAACAcaaagaactaaaaaaaattgggGACTAAAATGCAAATAGAATGAAAATGTCTTGAACTAATAGGAATGATAATACATGAATGAATTATGACACAATCTAATGACCAAATGAAATGATTATAGTGCAATGATacaaatgatttttaaaaaaaaatagaaaaggatGTTATGGACTAAACAAGTAAAACTCAAAGCAATTAGACCTAATGATATGAATAAATGTGAGGGACCAATATATTAaggttaataaaaaaaataaaataaatgatgtataaaaacaaaacataaaatagaatttgatttaTGCAAATGAAATATGCAGCGACGTGCAAACGAATGCAACatgatgattaaaatgcaaacgaAATAAAAATGCGACAAACCAAAGTTGAATGAAATATGCGGAAGCAAAACTTATTTTGGACGAAGTTGAATTGACTGATGCTACTACGAATGAATCAGCTGAAAAAAAgcttaggtcaaaatttagggtgcgacagacacatgtatgttctttaatgatgatgatgattgattgattgtatttgaatgatgctaatgtatataaacatactttgatgatgatgatgatgttgatgatgatgatgaaatgagtatttgacgatgttactcattagacttgacgatggtataagtatgttcatgtatgtttgcattcattcatgttcattgatgatactgtatccataagggtgtgttgtgtaacaccccgatatccgctgcacgcatcaaccgtgtcggccaaccgagcatgttaccggcttaatcaataatccccctaggtccgcttatcggctgcccaggaaatattgtttttgccttccgcaggaatcgaaccatgtacctaggggttaagtacatattcatagcaattcctgctaccacttgaccatatattaaaaaggcgccttttaatgtaacaccccgatatccgctgcacgcatcaaccgtgtcggccaaccgagcatgttaccggcttaatcaataatcccccctaggtccgcttatcggctgcccaggaaaatattgtttttgccttccgcaggaatcgaaccatgtacctaggggttaagtacatattcatagcaattcatgctaccacttgagctactagctcaattggtagcaggaattgctatgaatatgtacttaacccttaggtacatggttcgattcctgcggaaggcaaaaacaatattttcctgggcagccgataagcggacctaggggggattattgattaagccggtaacatgctcggttggccgacacggttgatgcgtgcagcggatatcggggtgttacatgttggatcagtgaagggaatgattcccattgtgtggaatctgtgctggcagggccgtatcttgatgatgttggatcggtcatgggttattcccatttgatgaggttggtaccacatacatagtgtcagttcatacatatgcatacttttataacatgatgggaagtattccagtgttataaatattgatgatgtgttggttgcgtgttttgttgaattaattttgagtatgattgtctgtttgaaagatgtgttctgttggcatttgtgtaaatgatggacgttcctgataatctgaatatgatgaaattgggtgaatgatataactatgatgtgttgttatttaagatgcaataacatttgttaactgtgatgagactcacccttactgttgacattttcagattgaggatagttgctttcgacttggtgaggattagctcataagtcagtgtattagtgtagcgtcaggtgtcatgctctgatattgtaacactgggggaacgctagtttagagtttatgatgatactctatcgtgttgttattgtattaattctgtgggatattgcatagatgatgttatgcttatccgtatgatgaattttccgctgtgttaacatgagatgtttatgtattatgatgaattgttccttagtgaaagcatgacaatgaagttatgataaatttgttttaattggaattgtggcacccttgttttcatgttttactctgaattattttattaatttccgcggggtttagaagggtgttacacctaaCATCAGAGAGATTCTATGGAGTCCTCCTTCTTTGGGTTGGCTCAAATGCAACTGTGATGGTTCGTTTAATCCGGTTACTAAGGCTGTTGGGTGTGGAGGGATTTTCCGGAATCATATGGGTAATTTCACCCTTGCTTTTGTAGTGAATATTACTTCGACGTCGTCGGTGTTCGTTGAATTTTCCCTTGTTCTCAAAGCTATTGACATAGCAATTTCTCGTGGTCGGAGGAATATTTGGATCGAACTCGATTGTAGTATGGTTGTTAACGCTTTCTCTAATCCGACTTTGGCCCCCTAAAGCTTTTTCATAGGTggaatagaaatttgaatccgGTTAATACTACTAACATCATAATTACTCACATACACAAGGAAGGGAACTCTTGTGTTGATTTTCTTAACTAATTTAGCGCTCAACACAGATTCCGCCGATATTCTTAACTCCATCCCACTTAGAATTAAAGGTGATTTTATAAAGAATAAATTAGAAAtaccttttttttaaatttgatagtTTTTGATAGGATTAAACTAACTCCgctttttttaattcttattgtatctctttcttctttagTTCTTTATCAATATATGagccttatttaaaaaaaaaaaaaaaaaaactactcaaGACTAGAGTGTatagattttatttttgtttttttctcttacaATATTTTTGGCACAAAACCCTCGATTCCAGTTCATTTTCAGTTCGAGTATTTAAACCCTTATCCTCTAATATCCTCATTCCTTCACTTCACTACCTTCTTCATTCTATCACCATGTCTGTAACTTCCACCACTCCCCTCTTCAAATCCCTAACCATAGCCGCACTCTTCCACACCAAAACCAAACCTACCTCCTTCTCACTCCCCTCCAAACCCTTCAAACTCCATCTCTCCCTCAATTCCTCACCCTCTCTCACTCTCTTCCACAAAACCAACCGCGCCACACCTCTCTTCGCCGCGCAAGAAGGTGACACACTAACCACAGACGAAGAAGGTGCCGTTGAAACCGACGGAGTTCTCGATTGGGGGGAACCCGAAACTGCTGAAAACGAGACTGGTGAAGAAGACTCTGTGGGAGGTGATTTTGCGGAACCGCCAGAAGATGCGAAATTGTTCGTTGGTAATTTGCCTTATGATGTTGATAGTGAGAAACTCGCCATGCTTTTTGAGTCGGCTGGAACTGTAGAGATTGCTGAGGTTAGTCTTTTCAATTTCGATTGTTTTCAATTCTCAATTGGTTGTGTGTTAGTTATATTGCGTTCTGTTTGTGGTGAAATGAAATTGAgttatggttgttgttgttttagGTTATTTATAACAGGGAAACTGACCGGAGTCGCGGATTTGGATTTGTAACCATGAGTACtgttgaagaagctgaagctgGTGTGGAGAAATTCAGCGGCTATGTAAGTTCAAGATCCAATTCATAAATGTGGATTTGTAACTATGAGCATTATTAGTGTGTATGTTGTGACAACCACTTTGAACTTTTGGTGCTTCTCATAATCCTATCTTAGCATAACCTTTTGTTTTCTTGTTGGATTTCatatttatatgaaaataaaTCTACATATGTAAAGGAGTTTAAGTTTCATGCTCTTTCTTTTATACTAGtcagggcccgtttgttttggctttttttaaaaatgatttttatagtgttatcaaattttgtgaaaaaattttttacaaagaaactttttataaaagcttcaaatgaaaattttgtttgaatagttattcttaaaatatgattttaggtatttcatctatttatggggaaaaaatttggatatcaaaaattcaaaaaatcacttaattttgaagctatttcaaatagattttcataaaaatcatttttgaaatacaactttttgaaaaaattatgattttgactaagttttagtcttcaattatgtatgtttatgttataggatgtcaaattaagtgtttcattttagaaaaaacggatataaaaaaatttgtaatattttgaaaaacagttttagaaaatctattttcaaaaatacaaagaaaaaattcatttttttaaagctgaaacaaactggccctcaAATGTGTCTTAATGTTTATTTTGTGCAaagtaatttattattattactattggtGTTTTATTTCTAAtcgattttattgaattttttttgctCTTTTGGTTCTTATCCATATTTCTGTGACAGGATTATAATGGAAGAGCCTTGACTGTGAATAAGGCTTCTCCAAGAGGAACAAGGCCAGAGCGGGAAGACCGCCCACCTCGTACATATGAACCTGTCATGAGAGTTTATGTTGGTAACTTATCATGGGAAGTTGATGATAGTATACTTGAGCAAGTTTTCAGTGAACATGGTAAGGTTGTGAGTGCTCGAGTAGTCTATGATAGAGAGACTGGTCGATCACGTGGCTTTGGCTTTGTCACTTTGTCTGATGAGAAAGAAATGAGTGATGCCATTGCTGCCCTTGATGGTCAGGTATTACTTAAGTACTTTGTTAAGTGATCAATGTTTAGATGCAAATCGAAGGGAATATGATTATTATGGGCTCATGTTAAACTGGGGAAACAAATAACTAAAACTGAATTAACGACTACGTGCAGGGTATGTTTTTGGATGATTTCTTTGATATGtggtaattttctttttttgcagATTGTGGAAGGGAGGGCAATAAAAGTGAGTGTTGCTATAGACAGGCCCAGGCGGGGCTCCTTTTGAGTGGTGCTGCAAGTAATCTGCTAATGTTAAATCTCTATTTTAATAGCTGAGGATATAGTAGAAATTCTACTTACATAATTTTCTTCTCATGCAGACGGTTTCAAGTTTTTGCATTTTCTGTCGACTATTTGCTAGTACAATTTATGAAATGAAAAAATCGGAGAGGTGGAGTGTAGGTAGGGGTAGTTCTTACTATCACAAATGTCTATTAGCAGGAAATTTTCTACCATATTGTTTTACAGTACTTGAATGTATTCGGATGAATTATTTATTGTGTCATATTGATGTGTTTTAATATAGGAGTGTATGACTCTTGTGCTTTGttttacaatataatttaaaaaaatgttgttCGAAGTTTTATCTAAATAATGCACAGTGCAAGATTTCTTTTAGGCAAGACTGAACtttgtgaaaaaaattgaaataatcaatttaaaaaaaaaaatcaacttttcaaaatatttatctAGGTAACCAGATTTGGGGTGCCTTACACATACGTGCAAACCCATGGCCATGGTGCCTTAGGCAAAAGCAATGGTGCAACCCCATGGCCATGGTGCCTTAGGCAAAAAATTTGGGTGTATACGCCACCCCAGGTGGCTCCAATGTGTTAGAAAAATTAGGGTTCGCACTCAGGTGGTACCCAcataaatattttgtacataagAGTCATATGGGGTGGCGCCTATGTGCATATTTTGTACATAGGAGTCATATGAGACGACGCTTAAGtacatattttataaataaaagccaTATGGAGTGACTCCTATGTGTTAGggttttttctataaatataccCTCAACCCccctttatattttatatattttctccACTGTTTTCTCACATTCTCTTCGATTTTTTGTTATGGCTGCCTTGTCGATTTTAAGAGAGATGCTCATGTTTGTTTCTCACTTGTGAAACCtctgattaaaataaaattttggaacATTTATTATATGGACCATCTGAAGAGGTTGTTGATGCGATGGTTAGACGGGGggtacgaagctggtgaaagCATCAGACGAATTCAGAGGCAGAGAACGAGGACGTCAATTAACACGGGAAAAATCGAACGTTGGTGGTGGGATGAAGTTAAGAACAACACTGATGTCATGGTCATGATGCATGAGACAAATGATATCGTTTTGATGGTTGTGATATCGTAAAAATGTTGTTGTATTAATGTTGATAATTTATGTTCGTGTTTATTGTTAAGcgttgtttgtgttgttgttgttttagcGTTGTGGTTTTTTAAGCTTTAATTGTGGTGTTGTTTAagttttgtttgtgtttgtttagTTGTAATACCCATATGTTTCATGAATAAATAAAGTCTAGTTGATTTTACAAAAGATAGTACAAATAGGAAATACAATTATCTGTCCGACCTAACGACATATGCTacactttcttttcattttttcatgATCATCCATATCGGTTCTAATACGCGTGTTATTGGgtcgatcctttttctttcttcgcatcatgtcattatgccaaactacTTCCTCCTCATATGAAGGCCAATAATCCTCATTTGTCATCACAGGAAATGCATTGTTATATATACCAAGCAAGGTTTCGGTCTTGTAAATGGTAGATAGGAGTGTTAAGACATCTCGGTGCGCATATGAACATGCTGCTATGACATGAGAGCAAGGCATAtgaaaggcttgaaactttccgCAGTTGCACCAGCCCTCTTGTAGCAGAACTCTGTACTCTTGTCTCGGCAGACCCTCATTGTGGTCAACTATTTCTTTGACACTGAAGGTGCGGTTTTATCGACCGAACGCTGTAACATGATGGTTGTTGGCTTTGGAAGTCtgttctttcataaatttcatgcagCATTCGCTGAACAGCTGTTCTGATTTGGAAATTCCACTCCACCGCTAACCTCTTGTTGCGAAAAgggaagccatcctaaagtaggttgaTCTCACCAACGCAATAATCGAAAGTTGTTTGATGCCCTTAAAAACACCGTTCATCGgctccacaagatttgtagtcatgtgaccCATTGTTGCCCGTTGTCGTAAACCCTAGTCCATTTCTCTCTGGCTAGATTATTAATCCACCTGTGTGCATCCAAATTTTACAATACGATTTCACATCAATAATGTTGGGATGTTGATTGAGTTAATGCATATCCAACATTGACAAGAGTCTTTCGAAGAACCTTATcattgatctcccgcatgaaattttgTACAATATGTTGAATACAGTAGACATGGATTTAAGGTGGGTCGTGCCAACTGTTTGCTGGATTATTGTATGCACTCTCGATGGAAGCATGCCTATCGGAAATCAAACAGAGATCAGGTTGGGGAGCAATGTATGTCCGGAGATTCctgagaaagaaactccaaccccAAGTGTCATCTATTTGAAGAAATGGTTTACAATATGCAAATCCTCTTATACAAGGTCGAAAAGCCCAAAACAATTGATGGAATATCCCATTTCCTTGAACACACGTTCCGTCGGGAGAATGCTCCAACTTTTAACAGCTCATCGAATTGTATGTACGGGTTGAAGAAAATATCAGATGATGGTTCATCCCTATCCAagttcaagttactcatatgtgcaGGAAGCGTGTACACTTGAGCTGGAGGCACATCAACGTCTTCTTCGTCTTCGGATTCCTCATTGACCATGTAATCAGCTTCTAACtccgattcttcttcttcttcttcttcttcttcgtctatGACGTTGACCTCTGCTTGCTCTTCAACCAATGGTACAATAACTTGTGACTCAACCAATTGTGATAGTTGCATTTCTTTTAGGGTAACATACAACTCTAAGGAGTCGTAACCATAATGCTTATGATTAGCAAACATATTCTGTAAGTCTTCATCATCCTGGACCTCAACTTGAAAAAACTTGACTGGGTTGTTTCCACGAAAAATAGATATTGGTACAAAATTTGTGATACATCACCCCGTGCAAGCTTCGCCTCTAATCTCTTTTTGAATTAAGAAAAAATTGCTTTCCTGTTTAAAGAAAATCGTGTAATTTCAGTGTTTCTAAACAGAAAACCAGCAACTTCACAAATGTATGTCTCACCATTTACATGTGCATTGATAATGTATCGTGATGAAGGGACCATTGTTGACTGTTTACAAGTGTGTAATGAGATGTTTGATTGTGCATTGAATTCTTTAGTTTAAGTAGAAGAAGAAAGTTGCTTCTGAAACACAAAATTATCAAACAATGCATACTGTATACTCTCATGCGTTTACAGTTGATGGGATGCATGCATGGAGCATCACATGCGTTCACTGTTGATGGGATTAATGCATGGAGTGTTGCATGCTTTACAGTCGAAGGGACTAGACATAACCATGTTGTGTTCAGCGTACCGGATATGCACAATCTGTCTAGTGCAATCAGACAGACTTGTAAACATGAACTAAAGATTGGAAAgcaaataaaaaagtatatacAGGAAGACACCACATGGGGTGACTAATCAAATTTGTTTCATATGCAGTTTTATTGAATGTAATGTTGGTGAAAAGGGGGTGGTTGAGAAAAGTTAAGTGCGGTGGGATGACTAATCAAATGGTGGGTTAACTCTCTCTTATGTGGATAAGGGAAGTGGGTAAGGGGGGTGAGAGGTAGGTATGCATGCAAAACTCTGATTTGTGATGAAGATGCTGTCGTGGAAGTAAAACGTGTTGACTCATGAAAGATGTGAGTGTTGCAAATATAGCTCTCATTGGTCATCAATATTGCTCAACTAATCCAAATGCTTAGAGAGGTTTTGGTTGGTGTTTTCGTATTGACTCCGTTGTAGTTTCCATGATTGTTTTAAGATTGTACG
Encoded proteins:
- the LOC131661805 gene encoding 28 kDa ribonucleoprotein, chloroplastic-like, producing the protein MSVTSTTPLFKSLTIAALFHTKTKPTSFSLPSKPFKLHLSLNSSPSLTLFHKTNRATPLFAAQEGDTLTTDEEGAVETDGVLDWGEPETAENETGEEDSVGGDFAEPPEDAKLFVGNLPYDVDSEKLAMLFESAGTVEIAEVIYNRETDRSRGFGFVTMSTVEEAEAGVEKFSGYDYNGRALTVNKASPRGTRPEREDRPPRTYEPVMRVYVGNLSWEVDDSILEQVFSEHGKVVSARVVYDRETGRSRGFGFVTLSDEKEMSDAIAALDGQIVEGRAIKVSVAIDRPRRGSF